A genomic segment from Propioniciclava sp. MC1595 encodes:
- a CDS encoding AAA family ATPase, which produces MDPVENPFRPGAGRRPPVLAGRERILSNFDVVVRRAENYGEGDRSWVINGLRGVGKTVLLNELMSQANARKWIVAKVEASTSAPLRKVLATELVKALRTATGRHADRSKWKRVLGVLRSFTLKLGIDGITLGIDVDPVHGVADSGTFGDDLAALLEVIGEASLEFGIGTLILVDELLEAGTDDLEAVNMAVHSLGQAPTPLPVFFVGAGLPSLPAQLADAASYAERLYVYQPIGLLSPDDVRTALVEPCEQRGVTWQEDALAAAFELARGYPYFVQSIGKHVWDLAAGPAFTMDDVQAGGALAREEIDAGLYRSRWERATTAQRRLLTGMAHLKGEDPVEIGELAAHLGKARTSDLSVARQELIKKGLVYAPERGLVAFTVPGMADFVIAQDA; this is translated from the coding sequence ATGGACCCGGTGGAGAACCCCTTCAGGCCAGGCGCTGGTCGCAGGCCGCCCGTCCTTGCCGGTCGGGAGCGCATTCTGTCGAACTTCGACGTGGTCGTCCGTCGGGCAGAGAACTACGGCGAGGGCGACCGCAGTTGGGTCATCAACGGACTGCGCGGGGTTGGAAAGACAGTGCTCCTCAACGAGCTGATGAGCCAAGCCAACGCACGCAAGTGGATCGTCGCCAAGGTCGAGGCGTCCACGTCCGCACCCCTGCGCAAGGTGTTGGCCACGGAGTTGGTGAAGGCACTGCGGACGGCCACAGGCCGTCACGCAGATCGCTCGAAGTGGAAGCGCGTGCTGGGAGTGCTCCGTTCGTTCACACTCAAACTCGGGATCGATGGCATCACGTTGGGCATCGACGTGGATCCCGTCCACGGGGTGGCGGACAGTGGAACCTTCGGAGACGACTTGGCAGCCCTGCTGGAGGTCATCGGTGAAGCCTCGCTCGAGTTCGGCATCGGCACGCTGATCCTGGTGGACGAGTTGCTGGAGGCTGGCACCGACGACCTCGAAGCCGTCAACATGGCAGTCCATTCACTGGGACAGGCACCCACCCCCCTGCCGGTCTTCTTCGTGGGAGCTGGGCTCCCTTCCCTCCCAGCCCAGCTGGCGGATGCAGCCAGTTACGCGGAACGGCTGTACGTCTACCAGCCGATCGGCCTCTTGTCCCCGGACGACGTCCGCACCGCGTTGGTGGAACCCTGCGAACAACGGGGAGTCACCTGGCAAGAGGATGCGCTGGCGGCTGCGTTCGAACTGGCGCGTGGATACCCCTACTTCGTCCAGTCCATCGGCAAGCACGTCTGGGACCTGGCTGCGGGGCCCGCCTTCACCATGGACGATGTGCAAGCTGGGGGTGCCTTGGCCCGCGAGGAGATCGATGCCGGCCTGTACAGGTCGCGTTGGGAACGTGCCACGACCGCTCAACGCAGGCTGCTCACAGGGATGGCGCACCTGAAGGGGGAGGACCCAGTGGAGATCGGCGAACTCGCGGCTCACCTCGGCAAGGCCAGGACGTCTGACCTGTCGGTCGCCCGACAGGAACTCATCAAGAAGGGTTTGGTCTACGCGCCCGAGCGGGGTCTGGTCGCCTTCACCGTCCCCGGAATGGCGGACTTCGTCATCGCCCAGGATGCGTGA
- the pglZ gene encoding BREX-2 system phosphatase PglZ encodes MTAANAPTTPVTPAMARALIQRAREKGYDRGVLAFSARPDATSPAAFTEGRQEVRIVPAVSALAIREAIRDANPDGWLVIVTDRPAEDLGPGLLGQFVWARLRHPDPWDALKQRFSAPSVDTRLLGIHRAREVATGLLELSPAAEWPPAPAGVLTADHALAAAARLELGLPDGPIDLIAVLQWSTDPSLPGRMARLRSTTGEATADAILGWVADSAGEARQLVAALLRSGTPTDIVPLGVVLDSLLTASARQEAAVALARLQHRWGSVPHEALAAAGRLSTVVVTGMLAGTTTVDEARRLLSRGDDLMAEAEGGALAAGSSLLRSGLTHRLRTLADVLRHDSPDPAALETAWAAVAAHRLSDLDERVAAARAGVRLVRWLRTEATEEAPTSLDELAQRHLTQDAWVDSAVNDAEAGADEHFLATALESVLNRVQARRDEHDRQFAAELTRAEGQPGDGAIPLERVLPDIVFPLAEKHPALLLVLDGLSAGVATEVLADITTRMDYTFTEYLLPGRSRRTPGISVLPSLTEASRASLLSGRLVRGQQDAERRNFTELVRARGLGATKLLHKKGLDTTRQGFALADDLRLVIEDVDQYRLVGCVLNTIDDALDRTDPGGTDWSTETVKHLAPLLRAARMAGRLVILTSDHGHIVERRRGEQRGAGLSGRHRSVTGEIGADEVVVRGPRVLAEGNEAILAVSERLRYGPLKAGYHGGAAPAEVVVPVAVLAPTSLEHDLTPAAPPEPEWWEGHVPVASSAPPVARPVPTKIAASAQPDLFNDVPEPTRGTSTTGADLLASATYKAQRKLVGRLAVTDEAVQQLIDALALAPDHRLTAARAAGTLGVPTNRVPMMVSQVAKLLNVEGYPVVSSDPATQTVVLDPALLAEQYGVRLA; translated from the coding sequence ATGACCGCAGCGAACGCGCCCACCACCCCGGTCACACCGGCGATGGCCCGTGCCCTCATCCAGCGAGCACGCGAGAAGGGCTACGACCGAGGCGTCCTCGCGTTCTCCGCACGCCCGGACGCAACGTCGCCAGCGGCGTTCACCGAGGGCCGCCAAGAGGTCCGCATCGTGCCGGCCGTGTCGGCCCTCGCGATCCGTGAGGCGATCCGGGACGCCAACCCCGACGGCTGGTTGGTCATCGTCACCGACCGTCCCGCCGAGGACCTGGGCCCCGGGTTGTTGGGGCAGTTCGTGTGGGCCCGGCTCCGTCACCCCGACCCCTGGGACGCCCTCAAACAGCGCTTCTCCGCGCCCAGCGTCGACACCCGGCTCCTCGGGATCCACCGGGCCCGCGAGGTCGCCACCGGTCTCCTCGAACTCTCCCCTGCCGCGGAGTGGCCCCCCGCGCCCGCCGGCGTCCTCACCGCCGACCACGCACTGGCAGCGGCAGCACGGCTGGAGTTGGGCCTTCCGGACGGCCCCATCGACCTCATTGCCGTCCTCCAGTGGTCCACCGACCCCAGTCTTCCCGGACGGATGGCACGCCTCCGTTCGACCACCGGTGAGGCCACCGCGGACGCAATCCTGGGTTGGGTTGCCGACTCCGCCGGGGAGGCCCGCCAGCTCGTGGCCGCCCTGCTCCGGTCGGGAACCCCGACCGACATCGTGCCCTTGGGCGTCGTCCTGGACAGCCTGCTCACGGCGTCCGCCCGCCAGGAGGCCGCCGTCGCCCTGGCTCGGCTGCAGCACCGCTGGGGATCGGTTCCGCACGAAGCCTTGGCGGCTGCGGGGCGGCTGTCCACCGTCGTCGTGACCGGCATGCTGGCAGGGACGACCACGGTCGACGAAGCACGTCGCCTGCTGAGCCGGGGCGACGACCTGATGGCGGAGGCCGAGGGCGGGGCCCTCGCCGCCGGGTCATCGCTGCTGCGATCCGGCCTCACCCATCGCCTCCGGACCCTCGCCGACGTGTTGCGCCACGATTCACCCGACCCGGCCGCGCTCGAAACCGCGTGGGCCGCCGTGGCCGCCCACCGGCTGAGCGACCTCGACGAGCGGGTGGCCGCAGCGCGCGCGGGCGTCCGGTTGGTGCGCTGGCTTCGTACGGAGGCGACGGAGGAAGCACCGACCTCGTTGGACGAACTGGCCCAGCGCCACCTCACCCAGGACGCCTGGGTGGACTCGGCCGTCAACGATGCGGAGGCGGGAGCCGACGAGCACTTCCTCGCCACCGCCCTGGAGTCGGTCCTGAACCGTGTCCAGGCACGCCGCGATGAGCACGACCGGCAGTTCGCCGCCGAGCTCACCCGCGCGGAGGGCCAGCCCGGTGATGGCGCCATCCCGTTGGAGCGCGTGCTGCCCGACATCGTCTTCCCGCTCGCGGAGAAGCACCCCGCGCTGCTGCTCGTCCTCGACGGCCTGAGCGCTGGGGTGGCGACCGAGGTGCTGGCCGACATCACCACGCGGATGGACTACACCTTCACCGAGTACCTCCTGCCTGGTCGGAGCCGACGCACGCCGGGCATCTCGGTGCTCCCCAGCCTCACCGAAGCAAGCCGCGCCTCCCTGCTCAGCGGCAGGCTGGTGCGCGGGCAGCAGGACGCCGAGCGGCGCAACTTCACCGAGCTGGTGCGGGCCCGTGGGCTCGGCGCCACGAAGCTGCTGCACAAGAAGGGACTGGACACCACGCGCCAAGGATTCGCGCTGGCAGACGACCTGCGCCTCGTCATCGAGGACGTCGACCAGTACCGGCTGGTGGGGTGCGTGCTGAACACGATCGACGACGCCCTCGACCGCACCGATCCGGGCGGCACCGACTGGTCCACCGAGACGGTCAAGCACCTGGCTCCGCTCCTCCGGGCCGCCCGTATGGCCGGGCGCCTGGTCATCCTCACCAGCGACCACGGCCACATCGTCGAGCGACGCCGCGGCGAACAGCGCGGCGCTGGCCTGAGCGGACGCCACCGCTCGGTGACCGGCGAGATCGGCGCGGACGAGGTGGTCGTGCGCGGTCCACGCGTGCTCGCCGAGGGGAATGAGGCGATCTTGGCCGTCAGCGAACGACTGCGGTACGGACCGCTGAAGGCGGGCTACCACGGCGGCGCAGCACCGGCCGAAGTGGTCGTTCCCGTGGCCGTTCTGGCACCCACCTCGCTGGAGCATGACCTGACGCCCGCGGCTCCGCCCGAGCCGGAGTGGTGGGAGGGTCACGTCCCCGTAGCGTCCTCGGCTCCGCCTGTGGCGCGTCCCGTCCCGACCAAGATCGCGGCGTCCGCGCAGCCGGACCTGTTCAACGACGTCCCTGAACCGACGCGCGGTACCTCGACGACGGGCGCAGACCTGCTGGCCAGCGCCACGTACAAGGCCCAGCGCAAGCTGGTGGGGCGCCTCGCCGTCACCGATGAGGCCGTCCAGCAGCTGATCGACGCACTCGCACTTGCCCCTGACCACCGGCTTACCGCTGCCCGAGCAGCCGGAACGCTGGGGGTGCCCACCAACAGGGTGCCGATGATGGTCAGCCAGGTGGCGAAGCTGCTGAACGTCGAGGGCTACCCGGTCGTGTCGAGCGATCCCGCCACCCAGACAGTGGTGCTTGATCCTGCGTTGCTGGCCGAGCAGTACGGGGTCCGGCTCGCTTGA
- a CDS encoding phage resistance protein: MSALLRDIFTIPETTSTSDYVLRLTESVDDAHLARTLADYVVTPEIARSFDAALGAVAQAIRDNKSQGRFLTGSFGSGKSHFMAVLHALLRQDPRARAIPELATPIARHDPELQDRRVLPLTFHLLGAKSLEQALFDGYLRQIGELHPDSNPPILHQTDQLLANAESMRAKMGDEQFFAGMNEGAGGGDVWGAVLGEGGTWDATSYAAARAASADDQRRIDLVAALKKHWFPSFQGQATHIGLDEGLTAISAHAASLGYDAVVLFLDELVLWLAFQIRNQAFFGAEAQKITKLVEGGQGGRRIPFVSFIARQMDLRRWLADSGASGSEQTALEQAFQFQEGRFPQIRLGDDNLPWVAHKRLLAPQDADAEAEIRRAFDALDRRSEAWDVLLDGINTDDRHRGADEQQFRLTYPFSPALMSTLRSLASVMQRERTALKVMQQILVDRRDDLTIDDVVPVGDAFDYLVTGAAGDQPLDEAAAALFRSANDLYRNRLLPAILSNHDLTRDDLEAGLVTPGLQADLRLAKTLLLSAVAPNVPALKSLTAGRLASLNHGSIRTPLPGGEAHMVLSKVRNWATTIPEIRVENSSQNPLIQVQLADVEYETVVERARGEDNEGRRRELIKRLVSESLGLQLGDQDMMGVHHHKVVWRGSPRVVELVFGNVRDSSWLSDQHFRANPDAWRFVIDHPFDDSGHSAAEDQRRIDDMRARNWDEQTIVWLPRFFSETRMRDVSRLVILNFLLEGSGDRYDTYADHLSEPQRQLAKALLLAQRDALLHQLRQAVQVAYDVESSSGGEHMVPDSHPDVLSSLTPSFTPRPPAGGTLRQAFDGLVDDAFAATYPGHPDFQPSDTEVRARDLQVVYDYVERALGDPENRISLGPEASVLRRLANPLGVGRAAETHFLMGDSYFGTWGPEFERRMGARDDDGPVTVRDVRQWIAGMEPRLGLTTDVSDLVILAWAALRRRAWFGHGGAIPTPRVGQLRPEMELREQELPDPQTWATATALAASLFGIHAPAYMTPTGVANLADEVHNRAVALTDGAHRLVGALEQARTRLSLGPAPHQGRLATARSTVDLVDALRGLKGLAVINRLAASTIAEPLRASRSLDSADAVARGLSSYTWERLDPLVNAARQEGPRADEASRILARLKQAVEADEFAEPLSPALKHAEDRVFAWLAHVDTTTVAPDPTPTVGPKKSGRTRLRGGQGIEGVTRDLADFAADNPGVDIVVEWRVE; the protein is encoded by the coding sequence GTGAGCGCGCTGCTGCGGGACATCTTCACGATCCCCGAGACCACCTCCACCTCCGACTACGTCCTGCGCCTGACCGAGAGCGTCGACGACGCCCACCTCGCGCGGACCCTCGCCGACTACGTGGTGACCCCGGAGATCGCGCGATCCTTCGACGCGGCGCTGGGCGCGGTCGCGCAGGCCATCCGCGACAACAAGAGCCAGGGACGCTTCCTCACCGGTTCGTTCGGCTCCGGCAAGAGCCACTTCATGGCGGTGCTCCACGCACTCCTGCGCCAGGACCCGCGCGCCCGGGCGATCCCCGAGCTGGCCACACCGATCGCGCGGCACGACCCCGAACTGCAGGACCGACGGGTCCTGCCCCTGACCTTCCACCTCCTGGGCGCCAAGTCGCTCGAGCAGGCGCTGTTCGACGGGTACCTGCGCCAGATCGGCGAGCTCCACCCCGACAGCAACCCGCCGATCCTGCACCAGACCGACCAGCTGCTCGCCAACGCCGAGAGCATGCGCGCCAAGATGGGCGACGAGCAGTTCTTCGCCGGCATGAACGAGGGCGCCGGAGGTGGGGACGTCTGGGGTGCCGTCCTCGGCGAGGGTGGCACGTGGGACGCGACCTCCTACGCGGCCGCACGAGCGGCGTCCGCCGACGACCAGCGGCGCATCGACCTCGTCGCCGCGCTCAAGAAGCACTGGTTCCCCTCCTTCCAGGGCCAGGCCACCCACATCGGGCTCGACGAAGGCCTGACGGCAATCTCGGCCCACGCGGCCTCGCTGGGGTACGACGCGGTCGTGCTCTTCCTCGACGAGCTCGTGCTGTGGCTGGCCTTCCAGATCCGCAACCAGGCCTTCTTCGGCGCCGAGGCCCAGAAGATCACCAAGCTGGTCGAAGGCGGCCAGGGCGGACGACGCATCCCCTTCGTCTCCTTCATCGCCCGGCAGATGGACCTGCGCCGCTGGCTCGCCGACTCCGGCGCCAGCGGGTCGGAGCAGACCGCGCTCGAGCAGGCCTTCCAGTTCCAGGAGGGGCGCTTCCCCCAGATCCGCCTCGGCGACGACAATCTCCCGTGGGTCGCCCACAAGCGACTCCTCGCCCCCCAGGACGCGGATGCCGAGGCCGAGATCCGCCGGGCCTTCGACGCCCTCGACCGCCGCTCCGAGGCCTGGGACGTCCTGCTGGACGGCATCAACACCGACGACCGCCACCGCGGGGCCGACGAGCAGCAGTTCCGGCTGACCTACCCCTTCTCGCCCGCTCTGATGTCGACCCTGCGCTCCCTGGCGAGCGTCATGCAGCGCGAGCGCACGGCGTTGAAGGTCATGCAGCAGATCCTCGTGGACCGGCGTGACGACCTCACGATCGACGACGTCGTCCCCGTCGGTGATGCCTTCGACTACCTCGTCACCGGCGCCGCCGGCGACCAGCCGCTCGACGAGGCGGCGGCTGCCCTCTTCCGGTCGGCCAACGACCTGTACCGCAATCGCCTGCTGCCCGCGATCCTGAGCAACCACGACTTGACCCGCGACGACCTGGAGGCAGGCCTGGTCACGCCAGGTCTGCAGGCCGACCTGCGCCTGGCCAAGACCCTGCTGCTCAGTGCGGTGGCCCCCAACGTGCCCGCGCTGAAGAGCCTGACGGCCGGTCGGCTCGCCTCGCTGAACCACGGCTCGATCCGGACGCCCCTGCCCGGCGGCGAGGCCCACATGGTGCTGTCGAAGGTGCGCAACTGGGCGACGACCATCCCCGAGATCCGGGTCGAGAACAGTTCGCAGAACCCACTCATCCAGGTCCAGCTCGCCGACGTCGAGTACGAGACCGTCGTCGAGCGCGCCCGCGGCGAGGACAACGAGGGACGCCGCCGCGAGCTCATCAAGCGGCTCGTCTCCGAGAGCCTCGGCCTGCAGCTGGGCGACCAGGACATGATGGGCGTCCACCACCACAAGGTCGTCTGGCGCGGCTCACCCCGCGTGGTGGAGCTGGTCTTCGGCAATGTGCGCGACTCCTCGTGGCTCAGCGACCAGCACTTCCGTGCCAACCCGGACGCCTGGCGCTTCGTCATCGACCACCCCTTCGACGACTCGGGGCACTCGGCCGCCGAGGACCAGCGGCGCATCGACGACATGCGCGCCCGCAACTGGGACGAGCAGACCATCGTCTGGCTGCCCCGCTTCTTCTCGGAGACGCGGATGCGGGACGTGAGCCGCCTCGTCATCCTCAACTTCCTGCTCGAGGGCTCCGGCGACCGGTACGACACCTACGCCGACCACCTCTCCGAGCCCCAGCGCCAGCTGGCCAAGGCACTCCTCCTCGCCCAGCGCGACGCCCTGCTGCACCAGCTGCGGCAGGCCGTGCAGGTCGCCTACGACGTCGAATCCTCGTCGGGCGGCGAGCACATGGTGCCCGACTCCCACCCCGACGTGCTGTCTTCCCTGACTCCCAGCTTCACGCCCCGCCCCCCTGCCGGAGGCACGCTCCGGCAGGCCTTCGATGGCCTGGTCGACGACGCGTTCGCGGCCACCTACCCGGGGCACCCCGACTTCCAGCCGTCCGACACCGAGGTGCGTGCTCGCGACCTCCAGGTCGTCTACGACTACGTGGAACGCGCGCTGGGGGATCCGGAGAACCGGATCAGCCTCGGCCCCGAGGCGTCCGTCCTGCGTCGGCTGGCCAACCCGCTGGGGGTCGGCCGCGCCGCCGAGACCCACTTCCTCATGGGCGACAGCTACTTCGGTACGTGGGGCCCTGAGTTCGAGCGCCGCATGGGCGCCCGGGACGATGACGGACCCGTCACGGTCCGTGACGTGCGGCAGTGGATCGCCGGGATGGAGCCCCGCCTGGGGCTCACCACGGATGTTTCCGACCTGGTGATCCTCGCATGGGCCGCGCTGCGCCGACGTGCATGGTTCGGCCACGGCGGGGCCATTCCCACCCCTCGGGTCGGCCAGCTGCGCCCCGAGATGGAACTACGGGAGCAGGAACTCCCGGATCCGCAGACCTGGGCCACGGCGACGGCCCTGGCCGCTTCCCTGTTCGGGATCCACGCACCCGCTTACATGACACCCACCGGGGTCGCCAACCTCGCCGACGAGGTGCACAACCGCGCGGTGGCGCTCACCGACGGAGCACACCGACTCGTCGGGGCCCTCGAGCAGGCGCGCACACGGCTCTCCCTCGGCCCCGCACCCCACCAGGGTCGGCTGGCCACGGCACGCTCCACCGTGGATCTGGTGGATGCGCTGCGCGGCCTCAAGGGGCTGGCCGTGATCAACCGTCTTGCAGCCTCCACCATCGCCGAGCCCCTGCGCGCGAGCCGGTCGCTGGATTCGGCCGATGCGGTGGCGCGCGGACTGTCGAGCTACACGTGGGAACGCCTGGACCCCCTCGTCAACGCTGCCCGCCAGGAAGGGCCGCGGGCCGACGAGGCCAGCCGCATCCTCGCCCGCCTCAAGCAGGCCGTTGAGGCGGACGAGTTCGCCGAGCCCCTCTCGCCCGCACTGAAGCATGCCGAGGACCGGGTGTTCGCGTGGCTCGCGCATGTGGACACCACCACCGTCGCCCCTGACCCGACGCCGACTGTCGGGCCCAAGAAGTCCGGCCGAACCCGGCTGCGCGGCGGGCAGGGAATTGAAGGCGTGACCCGCGACCTCGCCGATTTCGCCGCGGACAACCCGGGGGTCGACATCGTCGTCGAGTGGCGGGTCGAATGA
- the pglX gene encoding BREX-2 system adenine-specific DNA-methyltransferase PglX, with translation MIDPSRLVADLKQQVLALEDDLRERIELPQFAEAWKREHHRAVEKNRTAATYAAWADDRITQAAVSWALTTVFVRFCEDNRLLSPVWISGPPERRQEALDAQLAYFRAHPEHTDREWVEQAIGHLATTPASAALVDSQAMLHTVSPSGQAVTRLLEFWRRRDDAGALVHDFTDPDLGTRFLGDLYQDLSDHAKKTYALLQTPEFVEEFILDRTLTPALADRPLEGFKLIDPACGSGHFLLGAFRRLLARWDAEAPALGPRERVQKALDAVWGVDINAFAVAIAIFRLTLAALQAVGGISLEKAPKFQPNVLVGDSLWFSHEQDALPGTVDDDFAYSNEQRDALHKALTRGQYDAVVANPPYITVKDKALNAGYRERYNHLKGTYALTVPFMELLCKLAQRGTDGKPAGWVGQITSNSFMKREFGAPIIEDFLTQLDLREVIDTSGAYIPGHGTPTMIIVGRNRTPATSTLRAVLSIRGEPGRPDDPACALVWTAITDHIDDEHHQDAWITVTHLNRSTLARHPWSLSGGGAGTTIETIHRSMSTRLASHLLGKIGFASFPGADDAFFASRESLRRDGVNDELLRAVITGDVVRDWKTADGDWALVPYASDLSLVALDEKAAWYRRQWPLRTVLGGTVSFEGKTKSDLGQSWWGWYRWVPERYRTPQTITFAEVATHNHFVLDRGGRVFKQTAPVIKLPEEASEDDHLGLLGVLNSSTACFWLKQNAFNKAGSGIGRGIQPEDWMDRFQFNGTTLQDFPLPKVLPLERARLLDGLAQELSRQQVSALIATAPPTADLLREAEAAQASLKHRMIAQQEELDWEVYASYGLLDQTLTYPGEPPEVKLGERAFEIVLARKVAAGEEDTAWFTRHGSTPITEIPAHWPAEYRALVQRRIDAIESVDAIRLLEAPEYKRRWASEPFEKQAERALRGWLLDRLEDRSLWFNRSGQVTPQSVAQLTDRLGRDEEFRGVVELWQGHRDIDLVKALTSLLEPEAVPYLAAYRLKDPGLRKFADWQRTWDLQRKEDAGEPVGQIPVPPKYTSADFRRPSYWSARGKLDVPKERFILYPAAGRETDPTPLLGWAGWDHAQQALALATIIGDRQREGAESATLVPLVAGLAELQPWVDQWHAEVDPTYGVSLAAVTGEALRSHMQGLGVTHDDLSAWRPAPTTRGRRPKK, from the coding sequence GTGATCGACCCCAGCAGGCTGGTCGCCGACCTCAAGCAGCAGGTTCTCGCCCTGGAGGATGACCTGCGCGAGCGCATCGAGCTGCCCCAGTTCGCCGAGGCCTGGAAGCGGGAACACCACCGGGCGGTGGAGAAGAACCGCACGGCCGCCACCTATGCCGCGTGGGCGGATGACCGGATCACGCAGGCCGCTGTCTCGTGGGCGTTGACCACCGTGTTCGTGCGCTTCTGCGAGGACAACCGGCTCCTGTCCCCGGTGTGGATCTCCGGGCCGCCCGAGCGCCGACAGGAGGCGCTGGACGCCCAGCTCGCCTACTTCCGGGCCCACCCGGAGCACACCGACCGCGAGTGGGTGGAGCAGGCGATCGGCCACCTCGCCACGACGCCGGCCAGCGCCGCGCTCGTGGACTCCCAGGCGATGCTGCACACCGTCTCCCCCTCGGGCCAGGCGGTCACCCGGCTGTTGGAGTTCTGGCGCCGCCGCGACGACGCCGGGGCGCTGGTCCACGACTTCACCGACCCCGACCTTGGCACCCGGTTCCTCGGCGACCTCTACCAGGACCTCTCCGACCACGCCAAGAAGACCTACGCCCTGCTGCAGACCCCGGAGTTCGTCGAGGAGTTCATCCTCGACCGCACCCTCACCCCCGCGCTGGCCGACCGCCCGCTGGAGGGCTTCAAGCTCATCGACCCCGCCTGCGGCTCCGGACACTTCCTGCTCGGCGCCTTCCGGCGCCTGCTCGCGAGGTGGGACGCCGAGGCTCCCGCGCTGGGTCCGCGCGAGCGGGTGCAGAAGGCCCTGGACGCCGTGTGGGGCGTGGACATAAACGCCTTCGCCGTCGCCATCGCGATCTTCCGGCTGACGCTGGCTGCGCTGCAGGCGGTCGGGGGGATCTCGCTCGAGAAGGCGCCCAAGTTTCAGCCCAACGTGCTTGTCGGGGATTCGCTGTGGTTCAGCCACGAGCAGGACGCGCTCCCCGGGACCGTCGACGACGACTTTGCCTACTCCAACGAGCAGCGGGACGCGCTGCACAAGGCGCTGACGCGCGGCCAGTACGACGCGGTGGTGGCGAACCCGCCCTACATCACGGTGAAAGACAAGGCGCTCAACGCGGGCTATCGGGAGCGGTACAACCACCTCAAGGGCACGTACGCGTTGACCGTTCCTTTCATGGAGCTGCTGTGTAAGCTCGCCCAACGGGGGACTGACGGGAAGCCCGCGGGCTGGGTGGGGCAGATCACCTCGAACTCGTTCATGAAGCGTGAGTTCGGTGCGCCCATCATTGAGGACTTCCTGACACAACTCGACCTCCGCGAGGTTATTGACACCTCGGGCGCCTACATTCCCGGCCATGGCACACCGACAATGATCATCGTCGGCCGAAACCGAACGCCCGCCACCAGCACCCTTCGAGCGGTGCTCAGCATCCGCGGCGAGCCTGGGCGACCCGACGACCCGGCCTGCGCATTGGTGTGGACTGCCATCACAGACCACATCGATGACGAGCACCATCAGGATGCCTGGATCACAGTGACCCATCTTAATCGCAGCACGCTGGCTCGCCACCCGTGGAGCCTGTCAGGAGGCGGTGCAGGCACAACCATTGAGACCATCCATCGCTCGATGAGCACCCGCCTAGCCAGCCACCTTCTGGGCAAGATCGGTTTCGCGAGTTTCCCCGGGGCGGACGACGCGTTCTTCGCCTCTCGGGAATCACTTCGCCGCGACGGGGTGAACGACGAACTACTCCGTGCGGTGATCACCGGCGACGTGGTGCGCGACTGGAAGACTGCCGACGGCGATTGGGCACTGGTTCCCTACGCGTCGGACTTGTCACTCGTCGCTCTCGACGAGAAGGCCGCGTGGTACCGGAGACAATGGCCCCTGCGCACCGTATTGGGTGGCACCGTCAGCTTCGAAGGAAAGACGAAGTCGGACCTCGGGCAAAGCTGGTGGGGTTGGTACCGCTGGGTTCCTGAGCGATACCGCACCCCCCAGACCATCACGTTCGCCGAAGTGGCAACGCACAACCACTTCGTGCTCGACCGAGGTGGAAGAGTGTTCAAGCAGACCGCGCCGGTGATCAAGCTGCCGGAGGAGGCGTCCGAGGACGATCACTTGGGGCTGCTGGGGGTGCTGAACTCGTCGACGGCGTGTTTCTGGCTGAAGCAGAATGCCTTTAACAAGGCGGGTTCGGGAATCGGAAGAGGAATCCAGCCAGAGGACTGGATGGATCGGTTCCAGTTTAACGGCACCACGCTGCAGGATTTCCCGCTGCCGAAAGTGCTGCCATTGGAGCGTGCCCGGTTGCTGGACGGACTGGCCCAGGAGTTGTCACGCCAGCAGGTGTCCGCGCTGATCGCCACGGCTCCGCCAACGGCGGACCTGCTGCGCGAGGCGGAGGCAGCCCAGGCGTCCCTCAAGCACCGGATGATCGCGCAGCAAGAAGAACTCGACTGGGAGGTGTACGCATCCTACGGGCTGCTGGACCAGACGCTGACGTACCCCGGCGAGCCACCCGAAGTAAAGCTCGGCGAGCGGGCGTTCGAGATCGTCCTCGCCCGCAAGGTGGCCGCCGGCGAGGAGGACACCGCCTGGTTCACCCGCCACGGCTCCACGCCGATCACCGAGATCCCCGCTCACTGGCCCGCCGAATACCGCGCCCTCGTCCAGCGCCGGATCGACGCGATCGAGTCCGTCGACGCGATCCGGCTGCTGGAGGCTCCCGAGTACAAGCGCCGGTGGGCGTCCGAGCCGTTCGAGAAGCAGGCCGAACGCGCGCTGCGCGGCTGGCTGCTCGACCGGCTCGAGGACAGGTCACTGTGGTTCAACCGCAGCGGGCAGGTCACGCCGCAGTCTGTTGCCCAGCTCACCGACCGGCTCGGGCGCGACGAGGAGTTCCGCGGCGTCGTCGAGCTGTGGCAGGGGCACCGCGACATTGACCTCGTCAAGGCGCTCACCAGCCTGCTCGAGCCCGAGGCCGTCCCGTATCTCGCGGCGTACCGCCTGAAGGACCCCGGCCTGCGCAAGTTCGCCGACTGGCAGCGCACGTGGGACCTGCAGCGCAAGGAGGACGCCGGCGAACCCGTCGGACAGATCCCCGTGCCACCCAAATACACGTCGGCCGACTTCCGCAGGCCGTCCTACTGGTCGGCGCGCGGCAAGCTCGACGTGCCCAAGGAGCGGTTCATCCTCTACCCCGCCGCTGGGCGCGAGACCGACCCCACCCCGCTGCTCGGCTGGGCCGGTTGGGACCACGCCCAGCAGGCGCTCGCCCTCGCCACGATCATTGGCGACCGCCAGCGCGAGGGGGCGGAGTCCGCAACGCTCGTCCCGCTCGTCGCCGGGCTGGCCGAGCTACAGCCGTGGGTCGACCAGTGGCACGCCGAGGTCGACCCGACCTACGGTGTGAGCCTCGCCGCCGTCACGGGTGAGGCGCTCCGCAGCCACATGCAGGGCTTGGGCGTCACCCACGACGACCTGAGCGCCTGGCGTCCCGCCCCCACGACCCGCGGAAGGAGACCGAAGAAGTGA